The following nucleotide sequence is from Gemmatimonadota bacterium.
CGCAGTCGCCCCCCTTGGACCGCTAGATTGAGGTGATGCCCACCGAGGCCGTTCGCCGGATTGCGATTCTCCCTGATGCGGTTGCCAACCAGATCGCCGCCGGCGAAGTGGTGGAGCGACCAGCCTCGGTGGTCAAGGAACTCGCTGAAAATGCGCTCGACGCGTCGGCCCGCCACGTGCGCGTCGCGATCGAGAACGGCGGCAAGACCGTCATTGAAGTCGCCGATGACGGTGTCGGCATGAATCGCGACGACGCCATCCTCGCACTCGATCGCCACGCCACCAGCAAGATCCGCTCGACCAGCGACCTCGTCGGCATCGGGACGTTCGGCTTCCGTGGTGAAGCGCTCCCCGCGATCGCGTCAGTGACGCGATTCACGCTGCTCACGACGTCGGCCGACGGCATCGGCACCGAAGTGGCCGTGACCGGGGGCCGAATCGACGAGGTACGCGATGCCGCCCGGCAGCGCGGCACAACCATTACCGCGCGCGCGGTCTTCTTCAATACTCCGGCGCGTCGCAAGTTCCTCCGATCAGCGGCGACCGAGACGCGGGCCGTGATCGACGCGGTCAGCACGCTTGCGCTGGCGCACCCGGCAGTGGGATTCGAGCTGGTCATCGATGGCCGTCCGCGGCTGGTCGTGCCAGCGGACCAGCCGCGGGAGGAGCGACTCGCCGCGGTCTGGGGCCCCGACCTCGCGCGCACATTGCTGCCGGTCTCCTTCGCCGTGGGTGGTGTCCTGGTCGAGGGCTTCACGCAGCGACCGGCCGACGCGCAGCCCACCGGGCGACGGACGCAGTTGTTCGTCAACGGCCGTCCCTTCCGCGACAACTTCCTGATTCGCGCGGCCGAAGCCGGGTATCGCTCGGCGATTCACCCGGGTGACCGGCCGTCGCTCTTCCTGAACGTCCGAGTTGATCCGGCCGAAGTAGACGTCAACGTCCACCCGGCGAAGCTCGAGGTGC
It contains:
- the mutL gene encoding DNA mismatch repair endonuclease MutL; this translates as MPTEAVRRIAILPDAVANQIAAGEVVERPASVVKELAENALDASARHVRVAIENGGKTVIEVADDGVGMNRDDAILALDRHATSKIRSTSDLVGIGTFGFRGEALPAIASVTRFTLLTTSADGIGTEVAVTGGRIDEVRDAARQRGTTITARAVFFNTPARRKFLRSAATETRAVIDAVSTLALAHPAVGFELVIDGRPRLVVPADQPREERLAAVWGPDLARTLLPVSFAVGGVLVEGFTQRPADAQPTGRRTQLFVNGRPFRDNFLIRAAEAGYRSAIHPGDRPSLFLNVRVDPAEVDVNVHPAKLEVRFRERFAVERAVEEAVRHALGALVASAVVGEAPLAGAVPAPRWPEVSDEQLPPPDLFAPLDGEPEDTAPAAAAAATASAWNTPLLQLADTYICYESPDGMVIVDQHSAHERVLYEEVMRELAGEGIPAQRLLLPLTIELTDEEIDVTVTHAEELRRIGFEVEPFGGRTVAIHGVPNPHPRFDAASCFREMVADLARGRFGGWANRLERFAATYACRAAVKAGQRLDERSMRELLLRLFGCRLAPHDVHGRSTIVQLPREELERRFGRR